One genomic window of Microbaculum marinisediminis includes the following:
- the mutM gene encoding bifunctional DNA-formamidopyrimidine glycosylase/DNA-(apurinic or apyrimidinic site) lyase, whose amino-acid sequence MPELPEVETVRRGLEPAMSAARIDDIEVRRPDLRFPFPMAFGARLRGRTVVGLGRRAKYLLADLDDGEVLVMHLGMSGSFRIEAEGDEATPGAFHHARSKATAHDHVVFHMSSGTRITYNDPRRFGFMSLIPRAELTEHALFRNLGVEPVGNTLDAAYLETAFRGKVTPLKAALLDQRIIAGLGNIYVCEALHRSGLSPTRPAGTLSSARPRKKPGPRAERLVVAIRDVIAEAIAAGGSSLRDYVHTDGSLGYFQHTFRVYDREGEPCRTPGCTGTVRRIVQSGRSTFYCPRCQR is encoded by the coding sequence ATGCCCGAACTGCCCGAGGTCGAGACAGTGCGCCGCGGCCTGGAGCCGGCGATGAGCGCCGCGCGCATCGACGACATAGAGGTGCGCCGCCCGGACTTGCGCTTTCCCTTTCCCATGGCGTTTGGCGCGCGCCTCAGGGGCCGGACGGTTGTCGGTCTGGGCCGGCGGGCGAAATACCTGCTGGCCGATCTCGACGACGGCGAGGTGCTGGTCATGCATCTCGGCATGTCCGGTTCGTTCCGCATCGAGGCGGAAGGAGACGAGGCGACGCCCGGCGCCTTCCACCATGCCCGGTCCAAGGCGACCGCGCACGACCATGTCGTCTTTCATATGTCGAGCGGAACGCGGATCACCTACAACGATCCGCGCCGCTTCGGCTTCATGTCGCTGATCCCGCGGGCCGAACTGACGGAACACGCCCTGTTCAGGAATCTCGGCGTCGAGCCGGTCGGCAATACGCTTGATGCGGCCTACCTGGAGACCGCCTTCCGCGGCAAGGTGACGCCGCTCAAGGCGGCGTTGCTCGACCAGCGCATCATCGCCGGCCTCGGCAATATATATGTGTGCGAGGCGCTGCATCGCTCCGGCCTGTCGCCGACCCGCCCGGCCGGCACACTATCCTCCGCGCGCCCCAGGAAGAAGCCCGGGCCCCGCGCCGAGCGACTGGTTGTGGCGATCCGCGATGTCATCGCCGAAGCGATCGCAGCCGGCGGCTCGAGCCTGCGTGACTACGTCCATACCGACGGTTCGCTCGGCTATTTCCAGCACACCTTCCGCGTCTACGATCGCGAGGGCGAGCCCTGCCGGACGCCGGGTTGCACCGGCACCGTCAGGCGCATCGTCCAGTCCGGCCGCTCGACCTTTTACTGCCCCCGCTGTCAGCGCTGA
- the ubiE gene encoding bifunctional demethylmenaquinone methyltransferase/2-methoxy-6-polyprenyl-1,4-benzoquinol methylase UbiE — protein sequence MVRAMTRRGTDASMARDTHFGFESVREDEKQGKVDAVFDRVARRYDLMNDMMSGGLHRLWKDAMIAWLNPPRGGAGWSVLDVAGGTGDIAFRIAEAAPAAEITVLDINPNMLDVGAARAEKRGLADRLTFVEGNAEDTGLPASSFDAYTIAFGIRNVTHIDLALKEAYRVLKPGGRFLCLEFSQVEMPMLDKIYDLYSFNAIPAMGRIVAGDADSYRYLVESIRRFPDRETFADMIREVGFERVQWRALSGGITVLHSGWRI from the coding sequence ATGGTCCGCGCCATGACGAGGCGAGGCACAGACGCGAGCATGGCCCGCGATACGCATTTCGGGTTCGAATCCGTCCGCGAGGACGAGAAGCAGGGCAAGGTCGACGCGGTGTTCGACCGGGTCGCCCGGCGCTATGACCTGATGAACGACATGATGTCCGGGGGCCTGCACAGGCTCTGGAAGGACGCGATGATCGCCTGGCTCAATCCGCCCAGGGGCGGCGCGGGCTGGTCGGTCCTCGACGTCGCCGGCGGCACCGGAGACATCGCCTTCCGCATCGCCGAGGCGGCGCCGGCCGCCGAAATCACCGTCCTCGACATCAATCCGAACATGCTGGACGTGGGCGCGGCGCGGGCTGAGAAGCGCGGGCTCGCCGATCGCCTCACGTTCGTGGAAGGCAACGCCGAGGATACGGGCCTGCCTGCTTCGAGCTTCGATGCCTATACGATCGCCTTCGGCATCCGCAACGTGACGCACATCGACCTGGCCCTCAAGGAGGCCTACCGGGTGCTGAAGCCCGGCGGGCGGTTCCTGTGCCTCGAGTTCAGCCAGGTCGAGATGCCGATGCTCGACAAGATCTACGACCTGTATTCGTTCAATGCGATCCCCGCCATGGGCAGGATCGTGGCGGGTGATGCGGACTCCTATCGCTATCTGGTCGAGTCGATCCGCCGCTTCCCCGACCGCGAAACCTTCGCCGACATGATCCGCGAGGTCGGTTTCGAGCGGGTGCAGTGGCGGGCGCTCTCGGGCGGCATCACCGTGCTGCATTCCGGCTGGCGGATCTAA
- the ubiB gene encoding 2-polyprenylphenol 6-hydroxylase — translation MFSSIVHLSRLARAGWALTREGAFALVDPTDLPAGPAMAIRLGRLLGAVVGRRNPQDARLAAAFSRLGPSWIKLGQFLATRRDLVGDAIASDLSQLQDRLPPFSDAVARNAIKAALGRPVEDAFDEFGPPVAAASIAQVHKAQADEGSLAVKVLRPGIERRFRRDLDTFFFAAHTIERIDPEARRLRPVDTVEILDRSVTIEMDLRMEAAAISEIAENTAEDPGFRVPKVDWSRSAKRVMTLEWIDGIPIADRDALEEAGHDLKRLGALVMQSFLRHALRDGFFHADMHPGNLFIDDEGNLVAVDFGIMGRLGPKERRFLAEILWGFIRRDYHRTAEVHFEAGYVPDIHSVDDFAQALRAIGEPLRDRTASEISMARLLTQLFEVTELFDMKTRPELLLLQKTMVVVEGVARHLDPELDMWTTSEPIVGEWIRKNLGPEGALHSAAEGAGNLGRLLLAAPELLVRGERIAAGLATMARDGFHLDRESVEAIAAAEARRTRSGRVALWISALSLATIAAALWW, via the coding sequence GTGTTTTCTTCAATCGTGCATCTGAGCCGGCTCGCCCGGGCGGGTTGGGCCCTGACCCGCGAGGGCGCCTTCGCGCTGGTGGATCCGACCGACCTGCCCGCCGGACCGGCGATGGCGATCCGGCTGGGACGCCTCCTCGGGGCCGTCGTCGGACGGCGCAATCCGCAGGACGCCCGCCTGGCCGCAGCCTTCTCGCGCCTGGGACCGAGCTGGATCAAGCTTGGCCAGTTCCTGGCGACCCGGCGCGACCTGGTCGGCGACGCGATCGCCAGCGACCTGTCGCAGCTTCAGGATCGTCTGCCGCCCTTTTCTGACGCGGTTGCCCGCAACGCGATCAAAGCGGCGCTCGGCCGTCCGGTCGAGGACGCCTTCGACGAGTTCGGCCCGCCCGTCGCTGCCGCGTCCATCGCCCAGGTGCACAAGGCGCAAGCCGACGAGGGCAGCCTCGCGGTCAAGGTGCTGCGACCGGGCATCGAAAGGCGATTCCGCCGCGATCTCGATACCTTCTTCTTCGCCGCGCACACCATCGAGCGCATCGACCCCGAAGCCCGGCGGCTGCGCCCGGTCGATACGGTCGAGATCCTCGACCGCTCGGTGACGATTGAGATGGACCTCAGGATGGAGGCCGCCGCGATCTCGGAGATTGCGGAGAACACCGCCGAGGATCCGGGGTTCCGCGTGCCGAAGGTCGACTGGAGCCGCAGCGCCAAGCGGGTGATGACGCTCGAATGGATCGACGGCATCCCGATCGCCGACCGCGACGCGCTGGAGGAGGCCGGTCACGACCTGAAGCGCCTCGGTGCGCTGGTCATGCAGTCGTTCCTGCGCCATGCCCTGCGCGACGGCTTCTTCCATGCCGACATGCATCCGGGCAACCTGTTCATCGACGACGAGGGCAATCTGGTTGCCGTCGACTTCGGCATCATGGGCCGGCTCGGGCCGAAGGAGCGGCGCTTCCTGGCGGAGATCCTCTGGGGCTTCATCCGCCGCGACTATCACCGAACGGCGGAGGTGCACTTCGAGGCGGGCTACGTGCCCGACATCCATTCCGTCGACGATTTCGCCCAGGCGTTGCGCGCGATCGGCGAACCGCTGCGCGACCGCACCGCCTCCGAGATATCGATGGCGCGGCTGCTGACACAACTGTTCGAGGTGACCGAGCTGTTCGACATGAAGACACGGCCGGAGCTGCTGCTGTTGCAGAAGACGATGGTCGTGGTCGAGGGTGTGGCCCGCCATCTCGATCCCGAGCTCGACATGTGGACGACCTCGGAGCCGATCGTCGGCGAATGGATCCGCAAGAATCTGGGGCCTGAGGGCGCGCTGCATTCGGCCGCGGAGGGAGCCGGCAACCTAGGTCGCCTGCTGCTGGCCGCGCCGGAGTTGCTGGTGCGTGGGGAGCGGATTGCCGCCGGTCTCGCGACAATGGCGCGCGACGGCTTCCATCTCGACCGGGAAAGCGTCGAGGCGATCGCGGCGGCGGAAGCGCGGCGTACCCGCTCCGGACGGGTGGCGCTCTGGATTTCGGCCCTGTCCTTGGCAACGATTGCCGCGGCGTTGTGGTGGTGA
- the coaBC gene encoding bifunctional phosphopantothenoylcysteine decarboxylase/phosphopantothenate--cysteine ligase CoaBC, giving the protein MKRILLIVGGGIAAYKCLELVRRARDRGIAVRCVMTDAAQQFVTPLSFASLSADTVYTDLFSLNEESEIGHIRLSREADLVVVAPATADLLAKLANGIADNLAGAVLLATDKPVLVAPAMNPRMWSHPATRRNVERLRDDGLRFVGPNRGEMAESGEAGEGRMAEPAEILAAIEAMLSADKPLAGKRVIVTSGPTHEPIDPVRYLANRSSGKQGHAIAAAAAAAGAQVTLVSGPVSIPDPQGVTTIHVETAREMLAAVEETLPADIAICAAAVADWRPDSEGAQKMKKEGNKQAPELSLVENPDILRTLAQHHTLRPTLVVGFAAETETVVDHARAKLERKGCDLIVANDVSHATGIMGGDHNTVHLVSPADVESWEDMPKTEVAARLVARIAEILKAHR; this is encoded by the coding sequence ATGAAACGCATCCTTCTCATCGTCGGCGGCGGCATCGCCGCCTACAAGTGCCTCGAACTCGTGCGCCGGGCGCGCGACAGAGGCATCGCCGTGCGTTGCGTGATGACGGACGCCGCACAGCAGTTCGTGACGCCGCTGTCGTTTGCGAGCCTGTCGGCCGACACCGTCTATACCGACCTGTTCTCCCTCAACGAGGAATCCGAGATCGGCCATATCCGCCTGTCGCGCGAGGCCGATCTCGTGGTGGTGGCGCCCGCGACCGCCGACCTTCTGGCGAAGCTCGCCAACGGCATCGCCGATAACCTCGCCGGCGCGGTGCTGCTGGCCACCGACAAGCCGGTGCTCGTCGCGCCCGCCATGAACCCGCGCATGTGGTCGCATCCGGCAACACGGCGCAATGTCGAGCGGCTCAGGGACGACGGCCTTCGTTTCGTCGGACCGAACCGCGGCGAGATGGCGGAATCGGGCGAGGCGGGCGAAGGCCGGATGGCCGAGCCCGCAGAGATCCTGGCGGCGATCGAAGCCATGCTGAGCGCCGACAAGCCGCTTGCCGGCAAACGGGTGATCGTCACGTCCGGGCCGACCCACGAGCCGATCGACCCGGTGCGCTACCTCGCCAACCGCTCCTCGGGAAAGCAGGGTCATGCCATTGCCGCGGCGGCGGCCGCCGCCGGGGCGCAGGTGACGCTCGTCAGCGGTCCGGTCTCGATTCCCGATCCGCAGGGCGTGACGACGATCCATGTGGAGACGGCTCGCGAGATGCTCGCCGCCGTCGAGGAGACGCTTCCCGCCGATATCGCCATCTGCGCCGCCGCCGTCGCCGACTGGCGGCCGGACAGCGAGGGCGCCCAGAAGATGAAGAAAGAGGGCAACAAACAGGCGCCCGAACTTTCGCTGGTCGAGAACCCGGATATCCTGCGGACCCTCGCGCAGCACCACACGTTGCGGCCGACGCTGGTCGTCGGGTTCGCGGCGGAGACCGAGACGGTGGTCGACCACGCCAGGGCGAAGCTCGAGCGCAAGGGCTGCGACCTGATCGTCGCCAACGACGTCTCGCACGCCACCGGCATCATGGGCGGCGACCACAATACGGTGCATCTGGTCTCGCCGGCCGACGTGGAGAGCTGGGAAGACATGCCGAAAACCGAAGTCGCCGCGCGGCTCGTCGCGCGCATCGCCGAGATCCTGAAGGCGCACCGCTAG
- the dut gene encoding dUTP diphosphatase, whose amino-acid sequence MTVTVRIKRLAHGADLPLPAYETDGAAGLDLRAAIATPMILAPGGRALVPTGLVFELPGGHEGQVRPRSGLAAKHGVTVLNTPGTIDSDYRGEVKVILINLGAEPFAIESGSRIAQLVVAPVTRAMLVEADALSDSARGEGGFGSTGR is encoded by the coding sequence ATGACCGTCACCGTCCGTATCAAGCGCCTGGCGCACGGCGCCGATCTTCCACTACCCGCCTACGAGACAGACGGCGCCGCCGGCCTCGACCTGCGCGCGGCGATCGCGACGCCGATGATCCTGGCACCCGGCGGCCGCGCCCTGGTGCCGACAGGGCTCGTCTTCGAACTGCCCGGCGGCCACGAGGGGCAGGTCAGGCCGCGGTCCGGGCTTGCCGCGAAGCACGGCGTCACCGTGCTCAACACACCCGGCACGATCGACAGCGACTATCGCGGCGAAGTGAAGGTGATCCTGATCAATCTCGGCGCCGAGCCGTTCGCGATAGAGTCGGGCAGCCGCATCGCCCAGCTTGTTGTCGCGCCGGTGACCCGTGCGATGCTGGTGGAAGCCGATGCCTTGAGCGACAGCGCCCGCGGCGAAGGCGGCTTCGGCTCGACGGGACGCTGA
- the cysK gene encoding cysteine synthase A → MSQATAPKQDLDRQPGRGRIYDSITDTIGDTPLVRLDKLAKAKGVKANLLAKLEFFNPIASVKDRIGVSMVDALEAEGKIDKDTVLIEPTSGNTGIALAFVAAARGYRLILVMPETMSIERRKMFAFLGAELELTEGPKGMKGAIARAEELHKEIPNSVIPQQFQNPANPAIHRKTTAEEIWNDTNGEIDVFVSGIGTGGTITGVGQVLKPRKPDLHIVAVEPEASPVLSGGEPGPHKIQGIGAGFIPDVLDRDVIDEVVQVSNEEAVETAREVARTEGIPVGISSGAAVAAALKVASRPEMDGKNVVIIIPSFAERYLSTVLFEDL, encoded by the coding sequence ATGAGCCAGGCCACCGCCCCCAAGCAGGACCTCGACCGCCAGCCCGGTCGCGGCCGCATCTACGACTCCATCACCGACACCATCGGCGACACCCCGCTGGTACGGCTGGACAAGCTGGCCAAGGCGAAGGGCGTAAAGGCCAACCTGCTGGCGAAGCTCGAATTCTTCAACCCGATCGCCAGCGTCAAGGACCGTATCGGCGTCTCGATGGTCGATGCGCTTGAGGCCGAGGGCAAGATCGACAAGGACACCGTGCTGATCGAGCCGACCTCCGGCAACACCGGCATCGCGCTCGCCTTCGTCGCGGCCGCGCGCGGCTACCGGCTGATCCTGGTGATGCCCGAGACGATGTCGATCGAGCGGCGCAAGATGTTCGCCTTCCTCGGCGCCGAACTGGAGCTGACCGAAGGGCCGAAAGGCATGAAGGGCGCGATCGCGCGTGCCGAGGAGTTGCACAAGGAGATTCCCAATTCGGTGATCCCGCAGCAGTTCCAGAATCCCGCGAACCCGGCGATCCACCGCAAGACGACGGCCGAGGAGATCTGGAACGATACCAACGGCGAGATCGACGTGTTCGTTTCCGGCATCGGCACCGGCGGCACCATCACCGGCGTCGGCCAGGTGTTGAAGCCGCGCAAGCCGGACCTGCACATCGTCGCCGTCGAGCCCGAGGCGAGCCCCGTCCTGTCCGGCGGCGAGCCCGGCCCGCACAAGATCCAGGGCATCGGCGCGGGCTTCATCCCCGACGTCCTCGACCGCGACGTGATCGACGAGGTCGTCCAGGTTTCGAACGAGGAAGCCGTCGAGACCGCGCGCGAAGTCGCCCGGACCGAAGGCATTCCGGTCGGGATCTCGTCGGGCGCCGCCGTCGCCGCAGCACTCAAGGTGGCCTCACGCCCGGAAATGGACGGCAAGAACGTGGTGATCATCATCCCGTCGTTCGCCGAGCGATACCTCTCGACGGTGCTGTTCGAGGACCTCTGA
- a CDS encoding DUF2259 domain-containing protein produces MSSSARIGLVLALLSSVVTAEAGDISEHRILGFSPNGSVFAFEEFGVQDGSGFPYANIYVVDTNTDSWVPGSPVRVRIDEETAPLSMARAQARQQAAPILEQFAVEDRALTLAANPLGELGADPVSVDFGQPFPANPLRDIDRRYNASLDIYDAETPGEACETYIGDKPKGFRLTLRNLATGVETVLHEDVQIPQSRGCPITYRIDAVTVPDGYPADKVAVVMSIFQPGFEGPQRRFLAVTGDLPR; encoded by the coding sequence ATGAGTTCGAGCGCGCGAATTGGCCTTGTTCTGGCGCTACTGTCCAGTGTCGTTACGGCTGAGGCCGGCGACATCTCGGAGCATCGCATCCTCGGTTTCTCGCCCAACGGCAGTGTCTTCGCGTTCGAGGAATTCGGGGTTCAGGATGGCTCCGGCTTCCCCTATGCCAATATCTACGTCGTCGATACGAATACGGATTCCTGGGTGCCGGGATCGCCGGTGCGCGTGCGCATCGACGAGGAGACGGCACCGCTCTCGATGGCGCGCGCGCAGGCCCGTCAGCAGGCCGCGCCGATACTCGAACAGTTCGCGGTGGAAGACCGGGCGCTGACGCTTGCCGCCAATCCGCTCGGCGAACTGGGCGCCGATCCGGTCAGCGTCGATTTCGGCCAGCCGTTTCCCGCCAACCCGCTTCGCGACATCGACCGGCGCTACAATGCCAGCCTCGATATCTATGATGCCGAGACTCCCGGCGAGGCCTGCGAGACCTATATCGGCGACAAACCGAAGGGCTTTCGCCTGACGCTCAGGAACCTCGCGACCGGCGTCGAGACGGTGCTGCACGAAGACGTGCAGATCCCGCAATCGCGCGGCTGCCCGATCACCTACCGGATCGACGCGGTGACCGTGCCCGACGGCTACCCGGCGGATAAGGTCGCCGTCGTCATGAGCATATTCCAGCCGGGCTTCGAGGGACCGCAGCGCCGGTTTCTTGCCGTCACCGGAGACCTGCCGCGATAG
- the moeB gene encoding molybdopterin-synthase adenylyltransferase MoeB produces the protein MLVPTKLSDEELERYARHIVLAEIGGPGQQKLKRARVLIIGAGGLGAPLLLYLAAAGVGTLGIVDDDTVALSNLQRQVIHDTDAIGAAKVDSAAAAIKRINPHVEVETYPLRITPDNAPGLVCGFDIVADGSDNFATRYAAADACAAWRRPLVSAAVGRFDGSVTTLKPYEIGKDDRPNPSYRDLFPAPPPDGMLPTCAEAGILGALPGVIGSIMALEVIKLIAGVGEPLIGRLMLFDGMSMRVETIGYSAG, from the coding sequence ATGCTCGTGCCGACGAAACTCAGTGATGAAGAACTGGAGCGCTATGCGCGGCACATCGTGCTTGCCGAGATCGGCGGGCCGGGCCAGCAGAAGCTGAAGCGTGCGCGCGTCCTGATCATCGGCGCCGGCGGCCTCGGGGCACCGCTCCTGCTGTATCTCGCCGCCGCCGGCGTCGGCACGCTGGGCATCGTCGACGACGACACGGTGGCCCTGTCGAACCTGCAGCGGCAGGTGATCCACGACACGGACGCGATCGGAGCAGCCAAGGTCGACAGCGCGGCGGCGGCGATCAAGCGCATCAACCCGCATGTCGAGGTGGAGACCTACCCGCTCAGGATCACGCCCGACAACGCACCGGGGCTCGTCTGCGGTTTCGACATCGTTGCCGACGGATCCGACAATTTCGCCACGCGGTATGCGGCGGCGGATGCCTGCGCGGCGTGGCGGCGGCCGCTGGTTTCCGCGGCAGTCGGTCGATTCGACGGCTCGGTCACGACCCTGAAGCCCTACGAGATCGGCAAGGACGACCGTCCCAATCCGAGCTATCGCGACCTTTTCCCCGCGCCGCCGCCGGACGGCATGCTGCCGACCTGCGCGGAAGCCGGAATCCTCGGCGCGCTGCCAGGTGTCATCGGATCGATTATGGCGCTGGAAGTGATCAAGCTGATCGCCGGTGTCGGCGAGCCGTTGATCGGCCGGCTCATGCTGTTCGACGGCATGTCCATGCGCGTCGAGACGATCGGATACAGCGCCGGCTAG
- a CDS encoding TM2 domain-containing protein has translation MTDTSQSRQMMEYDALSKSAVLAYILWFFLGFLGAHRLYSARVLSGILQFLLWGLGWLTMWILIGWAFWALWALWWVIDAVLIPGWIRDYNLSVARRISTRAS, from the coding sequence ATGACCGACACGAGTCAGTCCCGCCAGATGATGGAATACGACGCCCTGTCGAAATCGGCAGTGCTAGCCTACATCCTGTGGTTCTTTCTCGGTTTCCTCGGCGCGCATCGGCTGTATTCCGCCCGTGTTCTGTCGGGCATTCTTCAGTTCCTACTGTGGGGTCTCGGCTGGCTGACCATGTGGATCCTGATCGGCTGGGCGTTCTGGGCCCTCTGGGCGCTGTGGTGGGTGATCGACGCAGTATTGATTCCGGGCTGGATCCGCGACTACAATCTGTCTGTTGCGCGCCGGATTTCAACGCGCGCGTCGTAA
- a CDS encoding TetR/AcrR family transcriptional regulator, with protein sequence MVQNKTAKRGRPRAYDPDKALARARDVFWVQGFAATSLDELSAATRMNRPSLYGAFGDKRAFYRTVLERYREQMRDEVRLALAPDAPLREALTRLFAFYLAIYFPEDGQPRGCFMISTAVPEAATDPDIRQLLAETFRGFDRMLEKRIAKAVSDGELPADTDCATLGRMVASVVGYIAIRSRLGESREMLESFAAATVDHICGKAAPSGG encoded by the coding sequence ATGGTACAAAATAAGACCGCAAAGCGCGGACGGCCGCGCGCATACGATCCCGACAAGGCGCTGGCCCGGGCGCGGGACGTTTTCTGGGTGCAGGGCTTTGCGGCGACATCCCTCGACGAGCTGAGCGCGGCAACGCGGATGAACCGGCCGAGCCTCTACGGCGCCTTCGGCGACAAGCGGGCCTTCTACCGGACCGTGCTGGAACGCTATCGGGAGCAGATGCGGGACGAAGTCCGGCTGGCGCTTGCCCCCGATGCCCCGCTTCGAGAGGCTCTGACGCGGCTTTTCGCGTTCTATCTCGCAATCTATTTCCCGGAGGACGGTCAGCCGCGCGGCTGCTTCATGATTTCGACCGCTGTGCCTGAGGCGGCGACGGACCCGGACATTCGGCAGCTGCTTGCCGAGACATTTCGCGGGTTCGATCGGATGCTTGAGAAACGGATCGCGAAAGCCGTCAGCGACGGCGAGTTGCCTGCCGATACGGACTGCGCGACGCTTGGCCGGATGGTCGCCTCGGTCGTTGGTTACATCGCGATCCGCTCGCGCCTTGGCGAAAGCCGCGAAATGCTCGAGTCCTTCGCCGCCGCCACCGTCGACCACATCTGCGGCAAGGCTGCGCCGTCGGGCGGTTGA
- a CDS encoding glutathione binding-like protein has translation MDLYFSPLACSLATRIALYESGTPANYIRVDRLSKKVEDGSDYYAVNPMGQVPMLRTDSGEQLTETSAILQYVADLDEDAGLAPKSGLDRYRLQQWLNFITTELHKAVFYPLFSPDSNDGAKAFALQIADKRFDYADKYLSGRAFLLDRFTVADAYLTTVLGWTRAVGIDLDRWPALKAYASRMRARPAVARALAEEYPLYEAQAAGQGTA, from the coding sequence ATGGATCTGTACTTTTCGCCGCTCGCCTGCTCGCTCGCCACCCGTATCGCCCTCTACGAATCCGGTACGCCCGCCAACTATATCCGCGTCGACCGTCTCTCGAAAAAGGTCGAGGACGGTTCCGACTATTACGCCGTGAACCCGATGGGGCAGGTTCCGATGCTGCGTACGGATTCCGGCGAGCAGCTGACCGAGACCTCCGCCATCCTGCAATATGTCGCCGATCTCGACGAGGACGCCGGCCTGGCACCGAAATCCGGACTGGACCGCTACCGCCTGCAGCAGTGGCTGAACTTCATCACCACCGAGCTGCACAAGGCAGTCTTCTATCCGCTGTTCTCGCCGGACAGCAACGACGGCGCGAAAGCCTTCGCGCTCCAGATCGCCGACAAACGGTTCGACTACGCGGACAAATACCTTTCCGGCCGGGCGTTCCTGCTCGATCGATTCACGGTGGCCGACGCCTATCTCACCACAGTTCTGGGCTGGACGCGGGCGGTCGGCATCGATCTCGACCGATGGCCAGCGCTCAAGGCCTACGCCTCGCGGATGCGCGCGCGTCCGGCGGTCGCCCGGGCGCTTGCCGAGGAGTACCCGCTCTACGAGGCACAGGCGGCCGGGCAGGGAACGGCGTAA
- a CDS encoding VOC family protein, which produces MLDHVSVTVSNIDRAERFYDAAFGALGIPKVVRGPNRLGYGERASADHPDRTYLSIRVGDAGRIQGRHWAFKARSRADVDAFHAAGLAAGGRDEGAPGLRRHYHDSYYAAFLCDPDGNRIEAVCHLPE; this is translated from the coding sequence ATGCTCGACCACGTCTCCGTAACCGTCTCGAATATCGATCGGGCCGAACGCTTCTACGATGCGGCTTTCGGCGCCCTGGGCATTCCCAAGGTCGTCCGCGGGCCGAACCGGCTCGGCTACGGCGAGCGCGCCAGCGCGGACCATCCCGACAGAACCTACCTGTCGATCCGCGTCGGCGATGCCGGCCGGATCCAGGGACGCCATTGGGCGTTCAAGGCCAGGAGCCGCGCCGACGTCGATGCGTTCCACGCCGCGGGGCTGGCCGCCGGCGGCCGTGACGAGGGCGCGCCGGGCCTGAGGCGGCACTATCACGACAGCTACTATGCGGCGTTCCTGTGCGATCCCGACGGAAACCGCATCGAGGCGGTTTGCCATCTGCCCGAATGA
- a CDS encoding 2-hydroxyacid dehydrogenase: MPKTRPHVIVTRKLPDVVETRMRELFDARLNLDDRPMSQAELIEAVRDADVLVPTVTDRIDAAVLTQAGPRLKLVANYGNGVDNIDVETATKRGISVTNTPGVLTEDTADMTMALILAVPRRLADGIRVMETGEWKGWSPTWMLGHRINGKRLGIVGMGRIGQAVARRARAFGMQIHYHNRRRVPTAVEEELEATYWDSLDQMLARMDVISVHCPHTPATYHLLSARRLKLLRPEAYIVNTARGEVIDENALARMLEADELAGAGLDVFEHEPSVNPKLAKSDKVLLLPHMGSATIEGRVDMGEKVIINIKTFADGHRPPDRVLPSML; encoded by the coding sequence ATGCCAAAGACGCGACCGCACGTCATCGTCACGCGCAAGCTGCCGGACGTTGTCGAGACGCGGATGCGCGAATTGTTCGATGCCCGCCTCAATCTCGACGACCGGCCGATGAGCCAGGCCGAACTGATCGAGGCGGTGCGCGACGCCGACGTGCTTGTGCCGACGGTTACCGATCGCATCGACGCCGCAGTGCTCACCCAGGCCGGACCGCGGCTGAAACTCGTCGCCAACTACGGTAACGGCGTCGACAATATCGACGTGGAAACCGCCACGAAGCGCGGCATTTCCGTCACCAATACGCCCGGTGTCCTCACCGAGGACACGGCCGACATGACGATGGCGCTGATTCTCGCCGTGCCGCGCAGGTTGGCGGACGGTATCCGGGTCATGGAGACGGGCGAGTGGAAGGGGTGGTCGCCGACCTGGATGCTCGGCCATCGCATTAACGGCAAGCGGCTCGGCATTGTCGGCATGGGCCGGATCGGACAGGCCGTGGCCCGGCGCGCGCGCGCCTTCGGCATGCAGATCCACTACCACAACCGCCGCCGCGTCCCCACGGCGGTCGAGGAAGAGCTGGAGGCGACCTACTGGGACAGCCTCGACCAGATGCTCGCCCGCATGGACGTGATCTCGGTCCATTGCCCGCACACGCCGGCGACATACCATCTTCTGTCGGCGCGCCGGCTCAAGCTGCTGCGCCCGGAGGCCTATATCGTCAACACGGCGCGTGGCGAGGTGATCGACGAGAATGCGCTGGCACGGATGCTGGAGGCCGACGAGCTCGCCGGTGCCGGCCTCGACGTGTTCGAGCACGAGCCCTCGGTCAATCCGAAGCTTGCCAAGTCGGACAAGGTGCTGCTTCTGCCGCACATGGGCTCGGCGACGATCGAAGGCCGCGTCGACATGGGCGAGAAGGTCATCATCAATATCAAGACCTTCGCCGACGGCCACCGGCCGCCGGACCGCGTTCTGCCCTCGATGCTATAG